The genomic DNA CAGATCATCACGGCGAACCCGGTGATGGCAAGCGCGACCCGCCCCGTCACGAGCATCGCGTAGCCCGCTGGCGCGTAGCAAAGCAGCCCGACCCCGATGTGGCCCTGGCGGTACACACCTGCTCCGCTCCCCGACTACTCCTCGCCGCCGAGCAGCCGGTCGACGAGCACGTCGGGATCGAACCGCTCGATGTCGTCGTAGCCCTGGCCAGTCCCCAAGAAGAGAATCGGTTTGCCGGTGACGTGGGCGATCGAGATCGCCGCCCCACCCTGGGAGTCGGCGTCGGCCTTCGCCAGAATTGCGCCGTCGATCGCCGCGGCGTCGTCGAACTCCTCGGCGCGATTGGTGGCGTCCTGGCCCGCGACCGCCTCGTCCACGAACAGTGTCATGTCGGGATCGACCACGCGATCGATCTTCGCGAGCTGGGCCATCAGGTCGTTCGAGGTGTGGAGTCGACCCGCCGTATCGCCGAGCACCACGTCGATGTCGTTCGCCTCGGCGTACTCGACCGCATCGTAGAGCACGGCGGCCGGATCGGAGCCCTGGTCGTGAGCGATCAGCTTCTTTCCCAGTCGATCGGCGTGCTCGCCCAACTGCTCGTTCGCGCCCGCCCGATAGGTGTCGCCGTTCGCGAGCACGGTCGAAAGCCCGCGCTCCTCGAAGTAGCGCGCGAGCTTCGCGATGGTCGTCGTCTTCCCGACACCGTTGATCCCCGTGAAGACGATCGTCACGGGCTTGTCGGCCTCCGCGATCCGTTCGTCGAAGTCGAACTGGCCGACGCTGATCACCTCCCGGAGGGCCTCGGCGAGCGCCTCTTCGACCACCGTGCCGGTGGTCTTGACTTGGGCGCGGGTCGCGCCGGTAAGCTCCTCGCGGAGCCGGTCGAGGATCGCCTCGGCGACGCTCATCTCGACGTCGCTTTCGAGCAGCGCCATCTCGAGATCGAACAGCGGGGCGTCGAGTTCGCCCGCCTCGATCAGCGACTGGCCGGTGGCGAACAGTTTCGCACGCGTCCCGAGACCGAGATTGCTTCCTTCCCCATCGTCGCTCTCCGCCTCGTCCGCTTCTCGATCGTCGTCCGTCCTTGACGTCGACCATCCTCTGCGCGCCGCGTCGGCAGCGGTCTCCGTGGACCGCTCCGCCGCCGGCTCCGTTGGCTCCGCCGGCTCGTCCGCCGTCGCTGATGCGGGTTCACCATCCGGGCCTTCCGTTTCGGGGGTCGCGTCGGCCTCGGCTCCTGCTGACGCCGCCGCCTCCCTCGTGGTCTCCGGCTCCGTCTCGGCTCCGGCCTCTGCCTCGACCCCACCGCCGGGAGCGTCGGGTTCGGCCTCGTCGCTCTCGATTTCACTCTCGGCTTCGGAGTCTGCGGCCTCACTGGCCGCCTCGTCGAGTTCCTCCTCGGCGTCGCGCTGGAAGGAGGAGAGCTTGTCCTTGAGTCCGTCGAACATCGTTCGGCCTTACTCGTCGTCGTCCGCGTCCTCGCCCATGCCGCCCATCTGGCCCTGGAGCTGCTGCATCTGCTGTTGTTGGAGCTGCTGGGCCTGCTGTTCCAGCTCGTCGCGCTCGCCCTCGACCTCGGTGATCTCCTCGCGGACCTCCTCGATCCGGTCGTCGAGCGCGTCGCGTTTGGTTTCGAGGGTGTCGATCGCGCCCTCCTTGTCGCGCTCGGCAGCGTAGCCACCGCCGAGGCTCACCACTGCCTCGTCGATATCCTGGATCTCGGCCCGGACGTACGCGTCGCCGCCGAGCGGGACCTGCACTGTCGAGCCGCTCTCGAGCGCGTCGAGCGCCTCCGTCGCCTCGTCGATCTCGCGCTGTTCCTCTTGAAACTCTTCGATCTCCTGTTCGAGCGCCTGCTCGTGGCGTTCGAGGTTCTCGATCTCCTCTGAAAGTTGTTCGAGCTGGCCGCCACCGCCGCCACCGAGGCTCATCGGCTGCCTCCCCGCACGGCAGCCGCTTTCGATCGATACGTTTCGGATGTTACGAACTCGTCCATATCCCGGTTGGGCGGGCGCGCCGGAAGTATGTTGTCTTACCCGCTCACTCGATGTACCCGAGCGCGTCCTCGATCCGCCCGAGTTCGGGGCCAGTCGTCTCGTCACCCGCGACGTACCCATGCGAATTGGCGAGCAGTCCCGATCCTACCACCGGCGCACCGTAGTTGATGGTCCCGATGTCCGCCGGTACGTCGAGCAGTTCTTCCAGATAGTCGAGCTCCTCGTCGGTGCTCTTCGGATGACAGAGCACGCCCTGATTGGTGGCGACCGCCGCCGTCCCGACGGTTCGAACGCCAGCGAGCACGCCCCGATCGGCCGGCACGCCGAGATGTTCCTCGACGACGGCGATCGCCTCGTCGGGGAGATCTGGGTGGAGATACGCGCCGTCATCGTTCGCGAGCACGACGTTGCCGGCGGCGTTGATCCGGCCCGGCAGCTCCGCGACCGATACATCGAGCGCCTCGTCGAGCCGGTCGCGCTCGACGTCGGTAAGTCGGCTGCTCGTCACCAACCCGTTGGAGTTGCCCGCGACGAGCGCACCTACGGTGCCGGAGCCGGCGATCGTCGTTCGTACTGTGGAGACGCCGAGCTCGTCGGTCAGTTCCGCGAGACGGTCGTCGTCGACGTCGGGCCGAACGAGCAAACAGTCGTCGGTGGCTCGGGCGAAGACGCCGACGTACGCCGAACCGGCGAAGGCCGCGCGGAGCACGCTACTCCGCGTGTTCGGCTTCGACCACGCGCTCGCCTTCCTCCTCGAACCGCGCCGCCCGCACGCGGAGCTTGCTCGGGGGGTTCGACCGCCCACGCGACCAGACCGCTTCGTTGATCGAAGGGTCGAGCCGCACCGCGTCGTGATCTGTTTTGAAATGCTGTGCGAGGTGGTCCCGGATGAGCGTCATCGCCCGGTCTGCACCCTCGTGGTTCGCGCCCGCCTTCACGTCTCTGAGGGGGACCGTCACGACCCGCTCCTCGAAGTCCTCGGCGCTCATTCGTCCGTGTCGCTCCGCCGCCAGTTACGCCGCTTCGGGTTGCGCATCACGTCGCGGTCGGTCTTCATGATGACCCACGCCGGTACCCGCGAGTTCTGGCGTTCGAGCTTCCCCAGCCGCTTCTTCTTGGCTTTCGAGTTCTTACCCATGATGGGTGTGTTCCGCCGGCGTGGCTTAAATCGTTGTCCTTCTGTCCGCAACGCACTCTCTCAGACAAGCGCCAGCGGAGCCATCACGACCACGCCGACGCCGAGCCCGGCGAGGAGTTCTCGACGGCCGCCACCGGGCAACCCCGCACCGACCTCGCGCGCCTCGGGAATGAACTCCGAGACGACGAGGTAGATCATCGCGCCCGCCGCGAACCCGAAGCCGAACGGGACGAACGCGCGCGCGACCCGGACGAACGCGAACGCCACCACCGCGCCGACGGGTTGGGGCAGGCTCGAGAACACCGACCACCAGACCAGGCGTTGCCGCGGCACGCCCATCTCCCGGAGCGGGATCGAAACCGCTACACCCTCGGGAACGTTATGGATCGAGATCGCGACGGTCATGAAGGCAGCGAGCACCGGCACCGTGAACCCCAGCAGTTCTATTCCACCGCCGAAATTCAGGTCGGCAAAGGAGACCCCCACGGCGACCCCTTCGGGAAAGCTGTGGACCGTGAGCACGCCGAGGATCAAGAGGAGTTTTCGATAATCGGCCTCGGCGTACTGCTTCGGATGCACTTCCCAGCCCTCGATGACGTGGTGGCTGACGATCACGAGCGCGACGCCGGCGAGGAGTCCGGGAACGATCCCCCAGACTGTGCCCTCGGCGAGCCCCTCGAACACTAGGCCGAACACCGACGCTGCCACCATGATCCCCGAGGCCAGCCCCCAGAGAACGACGCTCGTCCGATCGCTCACGTCGTCGACGAGGAAGAAGGGCAGCGCCCCGAGGCCGGTCGCGAGCGCGGTGAGCAACCCCGCAACGAACACCAACGCGAGGTTCGCCAGCGCGACCATACTGTCGAACGACGATCCAGCGACTTAGGACTTATCAAAACACGTATATTTTCGGCCTGCCTAAACCGATGTGTCGCGGTTCAGAGCGCGAAGCGCTCGACGGTCGTGTACTCCGGTCCGTCGTCGGCGAGCACGCTCTCGGTCAGTCGGACCTCCCCGATATCGAGCGTCCCGACTGTGGGATCGTCCTCACGGAGCGCGCGCTGGACTCGATCCTTGCCGCCGGCGTGATCCATTCG from Halococcus saccharolyticus DSM 5350 includes the following:
- the ftsY gene encoding signal recognition particle-docking protein FtsY, with translation MFDGLKDKLSSFQRDAEEELDEAASEAADSEAESEIESDEAEPDAPGGGVEAEAGAETEPETTREAAASAGAEADATPETEGPDGEPASATADEPAEPTEPAAERSTETAADAARRGWSTSRTDDDREADEAESDDGEGSNLGLGTRAKLFATGQSLIEAGELDAPLFDLEMALLESDVEMSVAEAILDRLREELTGATRAQVKTTGTVVEEALAEALREVISVGQFDFDERIAEADKPVTIVFTGINGVGKTTTIAKLARYFEERGLSTVLANGDTYRAGANEQLGEHADRLGKKLIAHDQGSDPAAVLYDAVEYAEANDIDVVLGDTAGRLHTSNDLMAQLAKIDRVVDPDMTLFVDEAVAGQDATNRAEEFDDAAAIDGAILAKADADSQGGAAISIAHVTGKPILFLGTGQGYDDIERFDPDVLVDRLLGGEE
- the pfdA gene encoding prefoldin subunit alpha; the encoded protein is MSLGGGGGGQLEQLSEEIENLERHEQALEQEIEEFQEEQREIDEATEALDALESGSTVQVPLGGDAYVRAEIQDIDEAVVSLGGGYAAERDKEGAIDTLETKRDALDDRIEEVREEITEVEGERDELEQQAQQLQQQQMQQLQGQMGGMGEDADDDE
- a CDS encoding translation initiation factor IF-6, with the translated sequence MLRAAFAGSAYVGVFARATDDCLLVRPDVDDDRLAELTDELGVSTVRTTIAGSGTVGALVAGNSNGLVTSSRLTDVERDRLDEALDVSVAELPGRINAAGNVVLANDDGAYLHPDLPDEAIAVVEEHLGVPADRGVLAGVRTVGTAAVATNQGVLCHPKSTDEELDYLEELLDVPADIGTINYGAPVVGSGLLANSHGYVAGDETTGPELGRIEDALGYIE
- a CDS encoding 50S ribosomal protein L31e → MSAEDFEERVVTVPLRDVKAGANHEGADRAMTLIRDHLAQHFKTDHDAVRLDPSINEAVWSRGRSNPPSKLRVRAARFEEEGERVVEAEHAE
- a CDS encoding 50S ribosomal protein L39e: MGKNSKAKKKRLGKLERQNSRVPAWVIMKTDRDVMRNPKRRNWRRSDTDE
- a CDS encoding ZIP family metal transporter, with amino-acid sequence MVALANLALVFVAGLLTALATGLGALPFFLVDDVSDRTSVVLWGLASGIMVAASVFGLVFEGLAEGTVWGIVPGLLAGVALVIVSHHVIEGWEVHPKQYAEADYRKLLLILGVLTVHSFPEGVAVGVSFADLNFGGGIELLGFTVPVLAAFMTVAISIHNVPEGVAVSIPLREMGVPRQRLVWWSVFSSLPQPVGAVVAFAFVRVARAFVPFGFGFAAGAMIYLVVSEFIPEAREVGAGLPGGGRRELLAGLGVGVVVMAPLALV